From Chionomys nivalis chromosome 21, mChiNiv1.1, whole genome shotgun sequence, a single genomic window includes:
- the Elmo3 gene encoding engulfment and cell motility protein 3, which produces MAPQRNVVKIAVQKSDAIPQLIQLDQAKPLATVLKEVCDAWNVPHSESYALKFADGHKRYITENNRTEIKNGSILCLSTAPDLEAQQLLGGLQSTNREVCYQALKNLVPLASDMTFAQEVISRDGLQKLSTIIENGDDLGEMLALGLRAFLELMEHGVVSWETLSIPFVRKVVSYVNMNLMDASVQPLALRLLESVTLSSPALGQLVKSEVPLDRLLVHLQVMNQQLQTKAIALLTALLQGASSAERQHMLDYLWQRNLRQFIYKNIIHSAAPMGDEMAHHLYVLQALTLGLLEPRMRTPLDPYSQEQREQLQALRHAAFEPEGESSGTGLSADRRRSLCVREFRKLGFSNSNPAQDLERVPPGLLALDNMLYFSRHAPSAYSRFVLENSSREDKHECPFAQSSIQLTVLLCELLHVGEPCSETAQDFSPMFFSQDHSFHELFCVAIQLLNKTWKEMRATQEDFDKVMQVVREQLARTLALKPTSLELFRTKVNALTYGEVLRLRQTERLHQEGTLAPPILELREKLKPELISLIRQQRLLRLCEGMLFRKISSRRRQDKLWFCCLSPNHKVLQYGDVEEGANPPALESLPEQLPVADIRALLMGKDCPHVREKGSGKQNKDLYELAFSISYDHGEEEAFLNFIAPSKRDFYLWTDGLNALLGSTMGSEQTRLDLEQLLTMETKLRLLELENVPIPEQPPPVPPPPTNFNFCYDFSITEP; this is translated from the exons ATGGCGCCCCAGAGGAACGTGGTGAAGATCGCCGTTCAGAAGTCTGACGCCATCCCACAGCTTATCCAGCTAGACCAG GCAAAGCCCCTGGCCACTGTGCTGAAGGAGGTGTGCGACGC GTGGAACGTGCCTCACTCCGAGAGCTATGCCCTGAAGTTCGCTGATGGGCACAAGCGATACATCACAGAGAAT AACCGCACCGAGATCAAGAATGGAAGCATCCTGTGCCTCAGCACTGCCCCA GACCTGGAGGCCCAGCAGCTGCTGGGTGGGCTGCAGAGTACAAATCGTGAAGTGTGCTATCAAGCCCTGAAAAACCTGGTCCCGCTGGCCTCAGACATGACCTTTGCCCAGGAGGTCATCAGCCGTGATGGGCTTCAGAAACTAAGCACCATCATCGAAAATGGGGATGA CCTAGGGGAGATGCTGGCCCTTGGTCTAAGGGCTTTCCTGGAGCTCATGGAACATGGTGTGGTGTCCTGGGAGACACTCAGCATCCCCTTTGTCAGGAAG GTGGTATCTTACGTGAATATGAACCTAATGGACGCCTCTGTGCAGCCCTTGGCCCTCAGGCTGTTGGAGAGTGTGACTCTGAGCAGCCCTGCCCTGGGCCAGCTGGTGAAGAGTGAGGTGCCACTGGATAGGCTGCTGGTGCACCTGCAGGT GATGAACCAACAGCTGCAAACCAAGGCTATAGCACTTCTGACAGCCCTGCTGCAGGGGGCCAGCTCTGCGGAGCGCCAG CACATGCTTGACTACCTATGGCAGAGGAATCTTCGCCAGTTCATCTACAAG AACATCATCCACAGTGCAGCTCCCATGGGCGATGAGATGGCTCACCACCTGTATGTGCTGCAGGCTCTTACACTAGGGCTGCTGGAGCCACGCATGCGGACACCACTTGACCCCTACAGCCAG GAACAGCGGGAGCAACTGCAGGCCCTGCGCCATGCAGCCTTTGAGCCAGAGGGGGAGTCCTCAGGCACAGGGCTGAGTGCTGACCGCCGCCGTTCTCTCTGTGTCCGAGAGTTCCGAAAGCTAGGCTTCTCT AACAGCAACCCAGCCCAGGACCTGGAGCGTGTGCCCCCAGGCCTGCTGGCCCTGGACAACATGCTCTACTTCTCCAGACACGCACCTAGTGCATACAGTCGG TTCGTGCTGGAGAACAGCAGCCGAGAGGACAAGCATGAGTGCCCCTTTGCCCAGAGCAGCATCCAGCTGACGGTGTTGCTGTGTGAGCTGCTCCACGTCGGGGAGCCTT GCTCCGAGACCGCCCAGGACTTCTCACCCATGTTCTTCAGCCAAGACCATAGTTTCCATGAGCTCTTCTGTGTGGCTATCCAGCTGCTGAATAAGACCTGGAAGGAAATGAGGGCAACACAGGAGGATTTTGACAAG GTAATGCAAGTGGTTCGGGAGCAGCTAGCCCGGACGCTGGCACTGAAGCCCACCTCCCTGGAACTCTTCCGAACCAAAGTGAATGCTCTCACCTATGGGGAGGTGCTGAGGTTGCGGCAGACAGAACGTCTGCACCAGGAGGGCACTCTGGCCCCTCCTATACT GGAGTTGCGGGAGAAGCTGAAGCCAGAGCTCATAAGCCTGATCCGCCAGCAGCGTTTGCTCCGACTCTGTGAGGGAATGCTCTTCCGCAAGATCAGCAGCCGGAGACGCCAGG ACAAGCTGTGGTTCTGCTGTTTATCCCCCAACCACAAAGTGCTGCAGTATGGGGATGTGGAGGAGGGGGCCAACCCACCCGCCCTGGAGAGTCTACCTGAGCAGC TCCCTGTGGCAGACATCAGGGCACTCCTGATGGGCAAGGACTGCCCCCATGTTCGGGAGAAGGGCTCTGGGAAGCAGAACAAG GACCTCTATGAGTTGGCTTTCTCCATCAGCTATGACCATGGGGAGGAAGAAGCATTCCTGAACTTCATTGCCCCCTCCAAGCGGGAT TTCTACCTGTGGACAGATGGGCTAAATGCCCTGCTGGGCAGCACCATGGGCAGTGAGCAGACTCGGCTAGATCTGGAGCAGCTGCTTACTATGGAGACCAAGTTGCGCTTGTTGGAACTGGAGAATGTGCCCATTCCCGAGCAGCCTCCCCCAGTACCCCCGCCCCCTACCAACTTTAACTTCTGCTATGACTTCAGCATCACTGAGCCTTGA